A window of the Lactuca sativa cultivar Salinas chromosome 5, Lsat_Salinas_v11, whole genome shotgun sequence genome harbors these coding sequences:
- the LOC111907246 gene encoding UDP-glycosyltransferase 76H1, with product MAEHGGRRWQLVLISSPLQGHMTPMLQLGSYLQSKGFSIIFAHSELNPPDPSNHPDFIFLPLPDNLSGTGIFSGINQFLKALNENCRPHLEKHLIQMINTQKETSEKESIVIIYDSLMFFAGNLAGDLGLPSIILRSSCAAFLPSYWIIPQLHQEGRFPVQDSFLQEMIPEFHPFRYKDLPFIGLPIQEVLDLIAMINPKIPPSAFICNTLECLEQSTLTQIRHHYQVPIFTIGPLHKTSPTPSTSFLEEDTSCIPWLDKQSPKSVIYVSLGSLATIDAKIATEMAWGIANSNQPFIWVVRPGSVHGCDWIEFLPEDMVSEMKVRGMIVKWAPQKDVLAHSAVGGFWSHCGWNSTLESVCEGVPMLCQPFSIDQMMNARYLSYVWKMGLEMVVEREEIESAIRRVLMSKEGEEMRRRAMEIEEQVRVAVTHGGSSRNSMNDLVEFILSL from the exons ATGGCGGAGCACGGCGGAAGACGGTGGCAGCTGGTGCTGATATCAAGTCCACTTCAAGGCCACATGACGCCCATGCTCCAGCTTGGCTCATACCTTCAATCGAAAGGGTTTTCCATAATCTTTGCTCACTCCGAGCTCAACCCACCAGACCCTTCTAATCACCCTGACTTCATCTTCCTCCCTCTGCCGGATAACTTATCCGGCACAGGCATCTTTTCCGGCATCAATCAGTTCTTGAAAGCTCTCAATGAAAACTGCAGACCCCATCTCGAGAAACACCTGATTCAGATGATAAATACACAAAAGGAAACATCTGAAAAAGAATCAATCGTTATCATCTATGATAGCCTCATGTTTTTTGCCGGAAACCTCGCCGGCGATCTGGGTCTACCCTCCATCATCTTGCGCAGCAGCTGTGCAGCCTTCCTTCCTAGTTACTGGATCATCCCGCAGCTCCATCAAGAAGGTCGATTTCCTGTACAAG ATTCTTTTTTGcaggaaatgattccagagttccATCCATTCAGATACAAAGATCTACCGTTTATTGGCCTTCCAATACAAGAAGTCCTTGATTTGATCGCAATGATCAACCCCAAAATACCCCCTTCTGCTTTCATTTGTAACACCCTCGAATGTCTTGAACAGTCAACACTGACCCAGATTCGCCATCACTACCAAGTTCCGATTTTTACAATCGGCCCGTTGCACAAAACATCTCCAACTCCTTCCACTAGCTTCCTTGAAGAAGATACCAGCTGCATTCCATGGCTAGATAAACAATCACCCAAATCAGTAATTTACGTAAGCTTAGGAAGCTTAGCAACCATAGATGCAAAAATAGCAACTGAAATGGCATGGGGCATAGCCAACAGTAACCAGCCCTTCATATGGGTGGTTCGACCGGGTTCGGTTCATGGGTGTGATTGGATCGAGTTTTTACCGGAGGATATGGTAAGCGAGATGAAGGTGAGAGGTATGATCGTAAAGTGGGCACCCCAGAAGGACGTATTGGCACATTCTGCAGTTGGAGGATTTTGGAGCCATTGTGGTTGGAATTCGACCTTGGAAAGTGTATGCGAAGGGGTTCCGATGCTGTGTCAACCCTTTAGTATCGATCAAATGATGAATGCTAGGTATTTGAGTTATGTCTGGAAGATGGGTTTGGAAATGGTTGTGGAGAGAGAGGAGATCGAGAGTGCAATCAGGAGAGTTTTGATGAGCAAAGAAGGAGAAGAGATGAGGCGTAGGGCTATGGAAATTGAAGAACAGGTTAGAGTTGCAGTTACCCATGGCGGTTCTTCACGAAACTCCATGAATGATTTGGTAGAGTTCATCTTGTCATTGTAA
- the LOC111907247 gene encoding copper transporter 6, whose translation MDMDHQGGGSMGMMDNGPIGGVSPTTSMSMDGMMGLDHGMTHMTFYWGMNAWILFEGFPGTNTILYILSLILIFLLAMMMEWLAHSNMTPTKSNRIARTMIHVMHVVFSYMLMLAVMSFNIGVFVVAVAGHGLGYYFFHATRKTIDSEITPMAF comes from the coding sequence ATGGATATGGACCACCAAGGCGGCGGATCAATGGGGATGATGGACAACGGACCAATAGGAGGAGTGTCGCCAACAACATCAATGTCAATGGATGGTATGATGGGATTGGATCACGGCATGACACACATGACTTTTTATTGGGGGATGAATGCTTGGATTCTTTTTGAAGGATTTCCTGGAACAAACACAATATTGTATATCTTGTCACTTATTTTGATATTCCTTCTTGCTATGATGATGGAATGGTTGGCTCATTCCAACATGACTCCCACAAAATCCAACCGTATAGCGCGTACAATGATACACGTTATGCATGTTGTGTTCTCATATATGCTAATGTTGGCGGTGATGTCGTTTAATATTGGTGTATTTGTTGTGGCGGTAGCTGGTCATGGTCTTGGGTACTATTTCTTTCATGCAACGAGAAAGACAATCGATTCAGAGATAACTCCAATGGCCTTTTAG